A window of Haliscomenobacter hydrossis DSM 1100 contains these coding sequences:
- a CDS encoding alpha/beta hydrolase: protein MPKNQALLLILSLCSAGLLQAQTPKVVASNPVSSILKKNVKQMVRLPDSYAASQQKYPVLFLLQVNDEMVEEIAGIAQKLHTDSGTPEMIVVGIDVEDKLERKQENAVYDKYLSYLEQDLIPSIEKKYRSNGQRVLHGRSLSGSFALYAMLSKPTLFNGYIAASKEWYDDNNDFFTGLANKALQSADKFKDRKIFLASLNGAYNNNNIAEVNENMTAFAKLLASKSGNKIASKYEALDDWGISPHPGLKEGLLFVAKAGK from the coding sequence ATGCCTAAAAACCAAGCGCTCCTACTCATTTTGAGCCTATGCTCAGCTGGACTCCTCCAGGCTCAAACCCCCAAGGTGGTGGCGAGCAATCCTGTTTCATCCATTCTGAAAAAAAACGTCAAACAAATGGTCCGGTTGCCTGACAGCTATGCTGCTTCCCAACAAAAGTACCCTGTCTTGTTTCTTTTACAAGTCAATGACGAGATGGTGGAAGAAATTGCAGGAATAGCTCAAAAACTGCACACTGACAGTGGTACCCCGGAAATGATCGTAGTGGGTATTGATGTTGAAGACAAACTGGAAAGGAAACAAGAAAACGCCGTGTACGACAAATACCTGTCCTACCTGGAGCAAGATTTGATCCCCTCCATCGAAAAAAAATACCGCAGCAATGGGCAGAGGGTATTGCACGGCAGATCCCTGTCGGGTTCCTTTGCCTTGTACGCCATGCTGAGCAAACCGACCTTGTTCAACGGCTACATCGCTGCGAGCAAGGAATGGTATGACGACAATAATGATTTTTTCACAGGATTGGCCAACAAGGCCTTGCAAAGTGCCGACAAATTCAAGGACCGGAAAATCTTCCTGGCTTCCTTGAACGGGGCTTACAACAACAACAACATAGCCGAAGTGAACGAAAACATGACCGCTTTCGCTAAGTTATTGGCCAGCAAATCCGGTAATAAAATCGCCAGTAAGTACGAAGCCCTTGATGATTGGGGCATATCGCCTCATCCTGGCTTAAAAGAGGGCTTACTCTTTGTGGCTAAGGCGGGGAAATGA
- a CDS encoding EthD family reductase: MYQLIFLYPPPADVEQFEADFAAHLVLLHEKAGIPAASKPYTLTKFMPTPDGALVYYLMLTLHFESAEALDAAAESKAMQEVGTDVYRISTGGVPAILMGNTE, translated from the coding sequence ATGTATCAACTCATCTTCCTTTATCCACCGCCAGCTGATGTAGAACAGTTTGAAGCGGACTTTGCGGCGCATTTGGTTCTTTTGCACGAAAAAGCAGGCATTCCAGCAGCCTCAAAACCTTACACACTGACCAAGTTCATGCCTACACCCGACGGCGCCCTCGTCTACTACCTAATGCTTACCCTGCATTTTGAGTCGGCGGAAGCTTTGGACGCGGCGGCGGAATCGAAAGCCATGCAGGAAGTGGGGACTGATGTGTACCGGATTTCGACGGGCGGTGTGCCTGCTATTTTGATGGGCAACACAGAATGA